TTGAAAAAACAGATTGGCAAGCCGAACTCTGGCTAGACATCGATCAACTGACAGTCCGCTATCTAAACGCCGGCGAAAATGGCCAAGATATTCAACGCTCTTTTAAATACTCCCTCAGTCGTCGCGACATCGAAGAAGCCGTTTTCTCTGGCCCATAAATCGATCGGGGCT
This genomic window from Leptolyngbyaceae cyanobacterium contains:
- a CDS encoding DUF3143 domain-containing protein; amino-acid sequence: MPSADTPLYNHPLPYIEQWLKDQGCQQDRQELHCWRVEKTDWQAELWLDIDQLTVRYLNAGENGQDIQRSFKYSLSRRDIEEAVFSGP